The following is a genomic window from Chania multitudinisentens RB-25.
TGCAGGTATTTGAAGGTAGATGTCATTGCGCTCTCACCTAAGTATCAGATTTTAATGAATAATATGACGTTTACAACCGTGAGTTCTGCCCCTGAGAGTTGCTTGCCTTTCAAAACCCATGATCCCGCTTTGCAGAAGATTGACGAGGTTTCGGTGCTAACACTGCGTAACTGCATGCAGGAGGTTTTTGAAGATGGCCCTAAACGCGATCGTCGATTGTGGCTAGGTGATTTACGCCTCCAGGCGCTGGTAAACGATGTCACTTTTGCACAACACGATCTTGTACGTCGATGTTTATACCTTTTTGCCGGGCACCGTAGAGAAGATGGCATGGTGTCAGCAAGCATATTTGTGAAGCCTGATATCATCGCTGATGATACGTTCTTATTTGATTATTCTTTATTTTTTATTGATGTGCTGCACAACTACCTGCTGGCAACGAATGATGTAAGCACTGCTAAGGAACTTTGGCCTGTTGCTTTACGTCAGGTGGAACTGGCTCTTAACCGTTGTGATCATATTGGCCTGGTTAATGACTGCGATGATTGGTGGTCTTTCATTGACTGGCATGATGATCTTAATAAGCAAGGTCCTTCACAGGGCGTTTTGATCTACTGTATTGAGAAAGCCATTGAGCTTGCGAAGATTTGCCAACCCAAACTCTGTGATCAATTACAGAACCAATTAAATCGTCACAAACTTGCTGCTAACGAATTGTGGGATAACGAATTGGGATTCTATGTCAGCGGTAAACAGCGTCAGGTGAGTTGTGCAACTCAAATTTGGATGGTTCTAGCTGATGTAGGCGATCTTGCTCATCAAAAGAAAATTATGGAAAACCTGCTTCTATTTCCCCCCGCCATTGGGATGAATACCCCATATTTACGCCATCACTTTATCGCTGCTTTGTTGAAGACAGGTTTACGAATGCAAGCAGTAGAGGAGATTAAAGCCTACTGGGGAAAAATGGTGGAATATGGCGCAGATACGTTTTGGGAATTATTTGATCCCGAACGACCTGATTTCTCTCCTTATGGCAGTAAAATTATCAATAGCTATTGCCATGCATGGAGTTGTACCCCGGCCTGGTTTATTCGCCAGTACGGACTTTAAAAACTCAATAATAAAAGTGAGTAATAAATGGCTGAGTCAACATTAAATATATGGCGGCAGCGGGTTGGTTATGGTATTGCCGACCTATCCTGTAATTTGGTCTGGCAGTTAATCTCATTATATCTCATGTTTTTTTATACTGATGTCATGGGGCTTCCTGCTTATTACGTCGGTATTATGTTTCTGGTTACAAGGCTCGTGGATGGTGTGGCTGATGTTCTCATGGGGCTGGTTATTGACAACACATCTACTCGTTGGGGGCGTTGTCGCCCGTGGCTGCTTATTGGAGCCGTTCCATTCGGGGTGTTGTGTGTCCTGGTTTTCTATGTGCCGGATTTTTCAACCACCGGTAGACTTATCTATGCTTTTGTTACCTATCTGTGCTTGTCGTTTCTTTATACAATTGTAAATATCCCATTTTGTGCGATGTTACCGTTTCTGACCGCTGATTCCCAAGAGCGGACAACGCTTTCATCCGTGCGTATTTTGCTTGGTTCATTAGGTGCAACTATTGTTGCCGTTGCGACACTACCATTAGTCGCATCTTTAGGTAATGGTAACCAAAGCCAGGGTTTTCTTTATACAGCCATTGTTTTTGGTGTTATTGCGACGTTCTTTCTGCTGGTCAGTTTCAGTAATGTGAAAGAAAAAATTACGGTAACTCAGGAGCGTATGACGCTTGCCCGAGCATGGCGAGGGCTTAAATCGAATACTCCATGGAAAGTATTCGCTTTCAACATTTTTCTAATGTGGGGGGCTTTCTTCTTTCAAACGGGCGCACTGGTATACTTTTTCCATTATTATGTAGGAAGCACTGAACTCACTGCAATCATCGCAGGCATTACTACATTTGTTCCTTTATTGGGTACGTTGACCGTTCCATTCCTGGCTAGCCGTATGAAGAAACGACAGGTTTATCTTGTCGCAAGCGGTATTAATCTGGCTGGTATGGCTGTCATGATTTTATCAGAGGTTAATCATTATGGATTAATTGCCGGAGCAGTTATTTTATCTATTGGTGCAGGCCAACGTTTAGCTATTTATTTTTCTATGCAGGCAGACCCTGTCGATTATGGCGTATGGAAAACGGGTATTAATACAGCTGGAATATTGACGTCAATTAACGGATTTTTGGGTAAGGTGGCAATGGCTGGTGCAGGAGCAATTACAGGATTTTTACTCTCATCGGGGGGGTATATGGCTAATGCAGCGCAAACTCCTGAAGCACTTTTTGCAATTAAATCATGTTATCTCTATATCCCAACAGGGTTGATTATTGCATCTATGCTCTGGATTGGAAAGTTTTATAAGCTCGATGATGATTATTCATTAATACGCGATGAGCTTGATGTCGAGAGTCATAGCAAAAAGAATAAAAGTGATATTAGTAAAACAGCTACTATTTGACAATAATTTATAATAAGGAATCTTATGCGTATCTCTGCACTATACGTAGTGATTTTCTATGCTCTTTTCTCCCCTGGTGTGGTTAGTGCTACAGAGCTAACTATTGAGCAAAGGCTGGTACAACTAGAACAACGGCTCAATATTGCCGAACAGCGTACCGCCGATGCTGAGCAACGGGCTAACCAGGCAGAAAAGAAACTTGCAGCATTGGCTCAGCAGACTGAGTCAATAAATAAGAAAGTAGTGGAGGTCAATAAAACAAATGAGCAAAAAAGTGGTGTTGATGGTGTCGAATTTAATGCATATGCCCGCTCTGGTTTATTAATTAATAGTCGTGGAAAAGGTGGCCGTGGAGGCCCAGGTATTTCACCGGCAAGTTCTTTAAATGATGATGCGCATATTGGCCGTCTTGGCAATGAAAAAGATAACTATCTTGAATTGAGCCTGGGTAAACGCATGACATTTAATGATGGTTCCTGGGCACATTTTAAAACCATGATTGCTGACGGGGCAAAGAGCCCTGATCCCTGGATTCAGGATAATAATAGTCACCATATCAATATCAGACAACTGTATGTAGAAATGGGAGGGTTCGACGAATTTTCTGGGGCATTTGATAATGCTTATCTGTGGGCCGGAAAGCGATTCGATAGAGACAATTTTGATATTCATTTTACCGATAGTGACATCATGTTCTTGGGCGGTACAGGTGGCGGTATCTATGATGTGAAATTAAGTAATGCTCTCAAGGGAAATTACTCGGTATACGGGCGTAACTTTGGTGATTTGGGCAGTAATCATTACAAAGATAATGACATTCAAAACCTGATGTTCACTGCTAATCATTTTTATGATAATTGGCAACTCATGTTGACCGGTATGGCTGCTCAAGGAAATGACGATCTCAAAGATAATACCTCTACTACGGGCAGTTATGCGTTAAGAAGCGATAATACTGCAAAAAATGGTTATTATGCGATGCTTGCCTACCGTGATAAACAGCAATTTTATGGTCTGGCGAAGGGAGTTTCTGAGACGGCGCTTCAGTATGGTGAAAA
Proteins encoded in this region:
- a CDS encoding family 78 glycoside hydrolase catalytic domain yields the protein MSQVMQKNQQVKMVRHGEFLSTAASLIPKTHSKVLQPKSVINVVADSLAVHGWRSELVDDAASFLKQAFQPGDSFILDFGTHGVGWLTFCCDSAGSPPDAPAHLRFTFGETLCEVAEPFSSYQGWLSSSWLQQHDEYIDLLPSTTTLSRRYCCRYLKVDVIALSPKYQILMNNMTFTTVSSAPESCLPFKTHDPALQKIDEVSVLTLRNCMQEVFEDGPKRDRRLWLGDLRLQALVNDVTFAQHDLVRRCLYLFAGHRREDGMVSASIFVKPDIIADDTFLFDYSLFFIDVLHNYLLATNDVSTAKELWPVALRQVELALNRCDHIGLVNDCDDWWSFIDWHDDLNKQGPSQGVLIYCIEKAIELAKICQPKLCDQLQNQLNRHKLAANELWDNELGFYVSGKQRQVSCATQIWMVLADVGDLAHQKKIMENLLLFPPAIGMNTPYLRHHFIAALLKTGLRMQAVEEIKAYWGKMVEYGADTFWELFDPERPDFSPYGSKIINSYCHAWSCTPAWFIRQYGL
- a CDS encoding MFS transporter, whose translation is MAESTLNIWRQRVGYGIADLSCNLVWQLISLYLMFFYTDVMGLPAYYVGIMFLVTRLVDGVADVLMGLVIDNTSTRWGRCRPWLLIGAVPFGVLCVLVFYVPDFSTTGRLIYAFVTYLCLSFLYTIVNIPFCAMLPFLTADSQERTTLSSVRILLGSLGATIVAVATLPLVASLGNGNQSQGFLYTAIVFGVIATFFLLVSFSNVKEKITVTQERMTLARAWRGLKSNTPWKVFAFNIFLMWGAFFFQTGALVYFFHYYVGSTELTAIIAGITTFVPLLGTLTVPFLASRMKKRQVYLVASGINLAGMAVMILSEVNHYGLIAGAVILSIGAGQRLAIYFSMQADPVDYGVWKTGINTAGILTSINGFLGKVAMAGAGAITGFLLSSGGYMANAAQTPEALFAIKSCYLYIPTGLIIASMLWIGKFYKLDDDYSLIRDELDVESHSKKNKSDISKTATI
- a CDS encoding carbohydrate porin → MRISALYVVIFYALFSPGVVSATELTIEQRLVQLEQRLNIAEQRTADAEQRANQAEKKLAALAQQTESINKKVVEVNKTNEQKSGVDGVEFNAYARSGLLINSRGKGGRGGPGISPASSLNDDAHIGRLGNEKDNYLELSLGKRMTFNDGSWAHFKTMIADGAKSPDPWIQDNNSHHINIRQLYVEMGGFDEFSGAFDNAYLWAGKRFDRDNFDIHFTDSDIMFLGGTGGGIYDVKLSNALKGNYSVYGRNFGDLGSNHYKDNDIQNLMFTANHFYDNWQLMLTGMAAQGNDDLKDNTSTTGSYALRSDNTAKNGYYAMLAYRDKQQFYGLAKGVSETALQYGEKLGAEARQPGSDGDLTENAKSLRFASYGILPAWQNWEFAPSVIAQHSENRYQDGDRYDWVSFNFRASQALTQHFALLYEASWQYMDLNPNGRRYNSDQGIKTYQPVEGGFYKLTFAPTFKVGDVFDIKARPEIRVFATYMNWDKELDRYAINDDFGSKGFTAGGNWNFGVQAEIWF